A single uncultured Acetobacterium sp. DNA region contains:
- a CDS encoding helix-turn-helix transcriptional regulator gives MKEINIGKIIVSKRRERGITQEDLAAYIGVSKASVSKWETGQSYPDITFLPQLGAYFNISIDDLMGYSPQLTPEDIKALYHRLADDFATKAFTEVLAECQAIIKKYYSCFPLLLQMAVLLINHHILADDAEKGRAILENTVKLCRRIQTESDDRFLVRDAMSMEATSYLMLNQPSQVMALVGETVHPFPTDTEMLAMAYQMTGNLDKAKQVLQISMYQHLLFLVSTASAYLMLNAGDLERVEIILTRTLGVAELYDLDALHPNTMAQVYCAAAQVYAIHEDADIALAYLADYTRVCVSDFFPYTLHGDGYFDAIQPWFEDFDLGVGAPRSEEVIKQSMLDVLLTNPQFDFIKADHRFDNLVKQLKEHLTI, from the coding sequence ATGAAAGAAATTAATATTGGCAAAATTATTGTATCCAAGCGTCGGGAGAGGGGCATTACCCAGGAAGACCTGGCCGCTTATATTGGAGTATCCAAGGCCTCGGTTTCCAAATGGGAAACCGGTCAAAGCTATCCGGATATAACCTTTCTGCCCCAGCTGGGCGCCTATTTTAATATTAGCATCGATGATCTGATGGGTTATTCACCCCAGCTGACTCCTGAAGATATCAAAGCCCTCTATCATCGGCTGGCTGATGATTTTGCAACCAAAGCTTTTACTGAGGTGCTGGCCGAATGTCAGGCGATTATTAAAAAATACTACTCCTGTTTTCCGCTGCTGCTACAAATGGCAGTGCTTCTGATCAACCACCATATCCTGGCTGACGATGCTGAGAAAGGCCGGGCGATTCTGGAAAATACCGTGAAGCTGTGTCGACGAATCCAGACTGAAAGCGATGACCGATTTCTGGTTCGGGACGCAATGTCGATGGAAGCTACCAGTTATCTGATGCTCAATCAGCCGTCTCAGGTTATGGCACTAGTGGGTGAAACCGTTCACCCCTTCCCCACCGATACCGAAATGCTGGCAATGGCTTATCAGATGACCGGTAATCTGGATAAAGCCAAACAGGTACTGCAGATTAGCATGTATCAGCATCTGCTGTTTCTGGTTTCCACAGCTTCCGCTTATCTGATGCTGAATGCCGGTGATCTCGAACGGGTTGAAATAATTCTGACCCGTACCCTGGGCGTCGCCGAACTCTATGATCTTGATGCCCTCCACCCCAACACCATGGCCCAGGTTTATTGTGCCGCCGCTCAGGTCTATGCTATCCACGAGGATGCCGACATCGCGCTTGCTTATCTGGCCGATTATACCCGGGTCTGCGTTTCCGACTTTTTCCCCTACACCCTCCACGGCGACGGCTATTTTGATGCCATCCAGCCCTGGTTTGAGGATTTTGATCTGGGGGTCGGGGCGCCTCGCAGCGAGGAAGTCATCAAGCAAAGCATGCTGGACGTACTGCTGACCAACCCTCAGTTTGACTTTATTAAAGCGGATCACCGCTTTGACAATCTGGTTAAGCAATTGAAAGAACATTTGACTATTTAA
- a CDS encoding type II CAAX endopeptidase family protein — MKRLAIFLGLTFFLTWTLEFALMANGGLSNSYAIFVLSAVMLMPAISVVATRLITREGFKDFGLKPHFKGNVRFYLIAWFGPALLIALGALIYFLLFPSQFDPTMSQMAGIYAAQGVSLPEGSLFTIFITQLTFGIFLGPLLNIITTSGEEIGWRGYLLPKLMEIYSPRVSIVISGIIWGLWHAPIIAMGHNYGIGYPTAPWGGILAMVLFCLFIGSFFSLLAIRTKSFLPASIAHGSLNGFAAISIWFTLGTPSPFIGPLPTGIIGGIGLIVVGAICFVLVGGQKPTEPE; from the coding sequence ATGAAACGATTAGCAATATTTTTAGGATTAACTTTTTTTCTGACCTGGACCCTGGAATTCGCACTGATGGCCAATGGTGGGCTATCAAACAGTTACGCAATCTTTGTCCTTTCGGCAGTGATGTTGATGCCAGCGATTTCAGTGGTGGCCACCCGACTGATCACCCGTGAAGGGTTTAAGGACTTTGGTCTCAAGCCGCATTTCAAAGGCAATGTCCGGTTTTATTTGATAGCCTGGTTTGGGCCGGCCCTGCTAATCGCTTTGGGAGCCTTGATTTATTTTCTGCTATTTCCCAGTCAGTTTGACCCCACCATGAGTCAGATGGCCGGCATTTATGCGGCTCAAGGTGTATCCCTGCCGGAAGGAAGCCTGTTTACCATCTTCATCACTCAGCTGACATTTGGCATTTTTTTAGGCCCGCTACTGAACATCATTACCACCTCCGGTGAAGAAATCGGCTGGCGGGGTTATCTGCTGCCTAAGCTGATGGAAATATACAGCCCCCGGGTTTCGATTGTCATTTCCGGGATCATCTGGGGTTTATGGCATGCCCCGATCATTGCCATGGGTCATAATTATGGAATTGGGTATCCCACCGCTCCCTGGGGCGGGATTCTGGCGATGGTTCTCTTTTGTTTATTTATTGGCTCATTTTTCTCATTGCTGGCAATCCGCACCAAAAGCTTTTTGCCGGCTTCAATCGCCCATGGTTCCCTGAACGGATTCGCCGCTATTTCGATCTGGTTTACCCTGGGAACCCCCAGCCCCTTCATCGGTCCCCTGCCTACCGGGATCATCGGTGGTATCGGGCTGATCGTTGTTGGTGCCATTTGTTTTGTTCTGGTAGGGGGACAAAAACCTACTGAGCCGGAATAA
- a CDS encoding ATP-binding cassette domain-containing protein, with the protein MAYALDLQKTSAIFKKKRTRELIQLVGLEENYLTKYPNELSGGQKQRVGIARALAADPEITLMDEPLGAVDQINRGSSRMKSSRSIKT; encoded by the coding sequence ATTGCCTATGCTCTGGATCTTCAAAAGACCAGCGCGATCTTCAAAAAGAAACGGACCCGGGAGCTGATTCAACTGGTCGGGCTGGAAGAAAATTATCTGACAAAATACCCCAACGAATTAAGCGGTGGTCAGAAACAACGGGTAGGTATTGCCCGGGCCCTGGCCGCCGATCCGGAGATTACCCTGATGGATGAACCACTGGGGGCAGTGGATCAGATTAACCGGGGGAGCTCCAGGATGAAATCATCCAGATCTATCAAAACCTGA
- a CDS encoding ATP-binding cassette domain-containing protein translates to MLEAKKPIIRNLSLTVDQGEFVVLIGPSGCGKTTLLKMMNGLIQQDSGEIRIQGKAIKKWNPITLKRNIGYVIQQVGLFPHLTIEKILPMLWIFKRPARSSKRNGPGS, encoded by the coding sequence ATGTTAGAAGCAAAGAAGCCGATTATCCGAAATTTAAGCCTGACTGTTGATCAAGGGGAGTTTGTGGTGCTGATCGGTCCTTCCGGTTGCGGGAAAACTACCCTGTTAAAAATGATGAACGGCTTGATTCAGCAAGACAGTGGAGAAATTCGGATTCAGGGTAAAGCGATCAAGAAGTGGAACCCTATTACCCTGAAACGAAACATTGGTTATGTGATTCAGCAGGTGGGGCTGTTTCCCCATCTGACCATTGAAAAAATATTGCCTATGCTCTGGATCTTCAAAAGACCAGCGCGATCTTCAAAAAGAAACGGACCCGGGAGCTGA
- a CDS encoding EAL domain-containing protein → MLQIQISMLFYLTFILYLCLGFFCLFLNKKEALNQVFFWLCMSYAVWSFGFAMSNSLNEVQNVLIWRRIAALGWGIAFSLMLHFMLILTENKTLLLSLKVRMAIYLPAVITISVFALFPELTNAQYNLVLTDAGWGNIPSNNFWDMFYNLYYLSFSLITLGVLFKWHRTSQDRQKQQQAFWLLLAFSVAIALGTVSEMMANNILSYKIPSIAPILILIPVMAFAYDIWKYKLMLPPEATKKVKYSEILSSNAHVTLFRYIAIIFIIISVLNLCQFFFQPIELWRVMLISTVNLAFGLCIYSLPFSGLSTINQDWIMTVMIAVVIPLMLFRPLYNLTNTIWCVPLIFMMTTIVLKRQKMFALFAVATLISGMIIWLWKSAHWVHIGSSDYLARLFICSVAILLAGYINRIYIERLKENDRQIGFQKMISQVTTHFVSVSASNFDEKVQNLLKTSGEFTNSDRAYVGMFSDETEEFCYTYEWLAGANFPSVQKNGKIQQSAFPWCVKQLLNNQLVYLESIDKLPVEAKCEQERLSKYQLSALILIPIQSSEKIIGFLGFDQIKKNKEWRMDEPERLRVLANILADAIGKVENEKEMHNRAYYDTLTGLPNRILFHERLEKSIDEAMANGSHLGVVFVDIDGFKEVNDTMGHDWGDHLLNRIGRRLSDSLRKCDSMARFGGDEFLILVSNLNHKKDLVDIANQVMSVFHRPVKLGEQEFYISGSGGIAVYPEDGETVQALIKHADLAMYDAKKNGKGQVVFCSEVMKKDVREKMILTNSLYRAQERQELFLHYQPKVDTDNLSIVGIEALLRWNHPELGVIAPGVFIPFAEQNGLINSIGEWALMTACAQNKAWQDRGFKPVPVAVNLSLEQFGAEVLITTVKHCLKKTGLKPKYLELEITETIAMEESQDVIQTLHQLKALGVSISIDDFGTEFSSLSRLKDLPVDRIKIDDSFIRGIGVNPKDESIIAVMIHLADKLGLRVVAEGVETEDQLQFLRSKGCDEVQGYYCCRPMTAETMEQKMQDGIRSAILNEESMVQP, encoded by the coding sequence ATGCTGCAAATCCAAATATCGATGCTATTTTATTTAACTTTCATCCTGTATCTTTGTCTGGGTTTTTTTTGTTTATTTCTTAACAAAAAGGAAGCACTCAATCAGGTTTTTTTCTGGTTATGCATGAGTTATGCGGTCTGGTCTTTTGGGTTTGCCATGTCCAACTCGCTAAATGAGGTTCAGAATGTTTTGATCTGGCGTCGGATTGCTGCATTGGGCTGGGGCATCGCATTCAGTCTGATGCTGCATTTTATGCTCATTTTAACTGAAAATAAGACTTTGCTCCTTTCTTTAAAAGTACGGATGGCGATCTATCTGCCAGCAGTCATTACCATTTCTGTTTTTGCTCTGTTTCCTGAGCTGACTAACGCCCAGTATAATCTGGTTCTAACAGACGCAGGGTGGGGAAATATTCCCAGTAACAATTTCTGGGATATGTTTTATAACCTTTATTACCTGAGTTTTTCGCTGATTACACTGGGGGTACTCTTTAAATGGCATCGCACATCTCAAGACCGACAAAAGCAGCAGCAGGCCTTCTGGCTGCTGCTGGCGTTTTCTGTTGCGATCGCTTTGGGAACGGTCTCCGAAATGATGGCAAATAACATCTTATCCTATAAAATCCCTTCAATTGCGCCGATTCTGATTCTGATTCCGGTGATGGCATTTGCCTATGATATTTGGAAATATAAGTTGATGTTACCACCGGAGGCAACAAAAAAAGTGAAGTACAGTGAAATTCTCAGTAGTAATGCGCACGTAACGCTTTTTCGATATATTGCTATTATCTTTATCATTATCAGTGTCCTGAATCTCTGTCAGTTCTTCTTTCAGCCAATAGAATTATGGCGGGTTATGCTGATCAGCACTGTCAATCTGGCCTTTGGTCTTTGCATTTATAGTCTTCCTTTTTCGGGATTATCAACCATTAATCAGGACTGGATTATGACGGTGATGATAGCAGTTGTCATTCCGTTGATGCTCTTTAGACCTTTGTATAATCTGACCAATACCATATGGTGTGTGCCGCTTATTTTTATGATGACCACTATTGTTTTAAAGCGCCAGAAAATGTTTGCTCTTTTTGCAGTGGCAACCTTAATTTCTGGCATGATCATCTGGTTATGGAAATCAGCTCACTGGGTACATATTGGGAGTTCGGATTATTTGGCCCGGCTTTTCATCTGCAGCGTTGCGATTCTTTTAGCGGGCTATATCAATCGTATCTATATTGAAAGGCTGAAAGAAAATGATCGGCAGATTGGCTTCCAGAAGATGATCTCCCAGGTGACCACCCATTTTGTGTCCGTTTCAGCCAGTAATTTTGATGAAAAGGTACAGAATTTATTAAAAACAAGTGGGGAATTCACAAATTCGGATCGCGCCTATGTGGGCATGTTTTCTGACGAAACGGAAGAGTTTTGTTATACCTATGAATGGTTGGCTGGAGCGAATTTCCCCTCCGTCCAAAAAAACGGAAAAATTCAGCAATCAGCTTTTCCCTGGTGTGTCAAACAGCTCTTGAACAATCAGCTTGTTTATCTGGAATCAATTGACAAACTGCCTGTTGAAGCGAAGTGCGAGCAGGAAAGATTGAGTAAGTACCAATTATCGGCGCTGATTCTCATTCCCATTCAGAGCAGCGAGAAGATCATTGGATTTTTGGGATTTGATCAGATTAAAAAAAACAAAGAGTGGCGAATGGATGAACCGGAACGGCTGAGAGTATTGGCCAATATTCTGGCCGATGCCATCGGAAAGGTCGAAAACGAGAAAGAAATGCACAACCGGGCTTATTATGACACCCTTACCGGTCTACCGAACCGCATTCTCTTTCATGAGCGGCTGGAAAAGTCCATTGATGAGGCGATGGCCAACGGAAGCCATCTCGGCGTAGTCTTTGTGGACATTGATGGATTTAAGGAAGTCAACGATACTATGGGACATGACTGGGGGGATCATTTACTGAATCGGATCGGCAGACGATTGTCGGACAGTTTGCGAAAATGCGATTCGATGGCGCGGTTTGGTGGGGATGAATTTCTGATTCTGGTTTCTAATTTGAACCATAAGAAAGATCTGGTCGATATCGCAAATCAAGTGATGTCAGTTTTCCATCGCCCGGTAAAACTGGGAGAACAGGAATTTTATATTTCTGGAAGCGGCGGGATAGCGGTTTACCCGGAAGATGGAGAAACCGTCCAGGCCCTAATCAAACATGCCGATCTGGCCATGTATGATGCTAAAAAAAATGGCAAAGGTCAGGTAGTCTTTTGTTCCGAAGTAATGAAAAAGGATGTCCGGGAGAAAATGATTCTGACAAACAGCCTGTATCGGGCCCAGGAAAGACAAGAGCTATTTCTCCATTATCAGCCCAAGGTTGATACCGATAATCTTTCAATCGTTGGGATTGAAGCACTACTTCGATGGAACCACCCGGAACTGGGAGTGATAGCGCCAGGGGTATTTATTCCCTTTGCTGAGCAGAATGGCTTGATCAACAGCATTGGCGAATGGGCGTTGATGACAGCTTGTGCCCAGAACAAAGCCTGGCAGGATCGGGGATTTAAGCCAGTACCAGTGGCGGTGAATCTGTCACTGGAACAGTTTGGTGCCGAAGTGTTGATAACGACAGTGAAGCATTGCCTGAAAAAAACCGGACTGAAACCTAAATATCTGGAGCTGGAAATCACCGAAACCATTGCCATGGAAGAATCACAAGATGTGATCCAGACGCTTCACCAATTAAAAGCCTTGGGAGTGAGTATCAGTATCGACGATTTCGGTACCGAGTTTTCTTCGTTGAGTCGATTAAAAGATCTGCCAGTGGATCGGATTAAAATCGATGATTCTTTTATTCGGGGAATTGGGGTGAATCCCAAAGACGAATCGATTATTGCGGTGATGATCCATCTGGCCGATAAACTGGGCCTTCGGGTGGTTGCTGAAGGGGTAGAGACGGAAGATCAGCTTCAATTTCTCAGGTCTAAGGGCTGCGACGAAGTACAAGGGTATTATTGTTGCCGGCCAATGACGGCTGAAACAATGGAGCAGAAAATGCAGGATGGAATCAGATCAGCGATACTAAATGAAGAATCGATGGTCCAACCGTGA
- a CDS encoding EAL domain-containing protein, whose product MTLQNIISMTLYITFVVYVIFGTYSLTLNKDARLNRVFAALCFCFAIWSFVAAATNSSGTAEEAIFWRRFSVLGWGVAYSILLHVIIILRKAPWSLPNKNKLLVMVLYVPALLNIVTFFIFSMPENGHIQMIHTSAGWISKADDIWFDVLFISYYLSFTFISMMLLVRWYKKRKNTPDQTKAILLMVSFGAAFFLGTITDFVVASLPNRQIPSMAPVEVLIPVACIFYIIHKYGLMLSPQQQGGTHQEGMILSTVSHTRLFKYISIVMIIGSILNFYGRISNGDTRISGLLLSFILVLMGSFVMGIPYLFKAIKSQENALGLFLGILMPVVMLVHFNVSFSNIIWPVPIFFMMLTVIFNNKNIFFGLGVLSLLIEVVFWILMPDLWLMVDKRFYFYRQLFYVIGIGLTIIITQIYVLRLIENTKQDAFQKMITELSADFVTMNRNNFDEKVNYLLKKSGDFTNTDRVYVGRFSKDEETIFYTHEWLREGITIVKDEGVNGVSALTWSTGKILANEIVYIPSTDQLPTEAEGERLRLKNRAIRSQILIPIQSNHCIIGLIGFDVMRSQKALRIIDHDWLRVLANILSDAIAKVETEHELNYLAYYDPLTGIPNRALFYRRLEQAIDLSKKTGKNLGVIFIDLDGFKEVNDALGHDCGDQLLNRIGKRLTDCLGEADVVGRFGGDEFLIMVPQFSHKQELDEVAEKVMSIFHRPMLVAEQELYVSGSGGIAVYPRDGKSVNTLIKNADLAMYAAKKSGKGRISYCSGVMKEAVQEKMTLTNSLYRALEQQELFLHYQPQVSGISHEITGFEALLRWEHPERGLISPEVFIPLAEQSGLISSIGEWVLKTACAQNKAWQDRGYKPVRMAVNLSVEQFRSTNLERIIRNCLEDTGLDPRYLELEITEGIAMKTSQYVIRQLHALKNLGVAISIDNFGTAFSSMSRLKDLPVNRIKIDRQFIWGIGKNPRDESVISVMIHLARQLGLEVTAEGVETAAQLAFLQAEYCDEIQGFYFSKPISADAITQDIYECQATNIKTNIKGVEFLTNPFSL is encoded by the coding sequence ATGACACTTCAAAATATCATATCCATGACACTCTATATTACATTTGTCGTCTATGTTATTTTTGGAACCTATAGTTTAACCCTTAATAAAGATGCCCGGCTAAACCGTGTGTTTGCGGCATTGTGTTTTTGTTTTGCCATCTGGAGTTTTGTGGCGGCCGCCACCAATTCATCAGGAACTGCTGAAGAAGCCATTTTCTGGCGACGGTTTTCGGTGCTGGGTTGGGGTGTTGCATATAGCATTCTGCTTCATGTCATCATTATCCTCAGAAAAGCACCCTGGAGTTTACCAAATAAAAACAAGCTGTTGGTAATGGTTCTCTATGTACCAGCATTACTGAATATAGTTACTTTCTTTATTTTTAGCATGCCCGAAAATGGACATATTCAAATGATCCATACCAGTGCCGGATGGATATCTAAGGCGGATGACATCTGGTTTGATGTGCTGTTCATCAGCTATTATCTGAGTTTTACCTTTATTTCGATGATGTTGCTGGTTCGTTGGTATAAAAAAAGAAAAAACACGCCTGATCAAACGAAAGCTATCCTGCTGATGGTATCCTTTGGAGCAGCTTTCTTTTTAGGGACGATTACCGATTTCGTAGTGGCTAGCCTGCCCAATCGGCAAATTCCGTCCATGGCACCGGTAGAGGTACTGATTCCAGTAGCCTGTATTTTTTATATCATCCATAAATATGGTTTGATGTTATCTCCTCAGCAGCAGGGTGGAACACACCAGGAAGGGATGATCCTCAGTACCGTCAGCCACACCAGGCTATTCAAATATATCAGCATCGTAATGATAATTGGTAGTATCCTGAATTTCTATGGCCGGATCAGTAACGGCGATACGCGGATAAGCGGGCTGCTGTTAAGTTTTATTCTGGTGCTGATGGGATCCTTTGTCATGGGCATTCCATATCTCTTCAAGGCAATCAAGTCACAGGAAAATGCCCTGGGATTATTTTTGGGAATTCTGATGCCAGTGGTCATGCTGGTTCATTTTAATGTATCTTTTAGTAATATTATCTGGCCGGTGCCAATATTTTTTATGATGCTCACTGTTATTTTTAACAATAAGAACATTTTCTTTGGACTGGGTGTCCTAAGTCTGCTGATAGAAGTGGTTTTTTGGATATTAATGCCTGATTTATGGCTAATGGTGGACAAACGGTTTTATTTTTATCGACAGCTGTTCTACGTAATTGGGATTGGACTGACCATTATCATTACCCAAATTTATGTGTTGAGACTGATCGAAAACACTAAACAGGACGCATTTCAAAAAATGATAACCGAATTATCAGCTGATTTTGTAACCATGAACCGCAATAATTTTGATGAAAAGGTCAATTATTTACTAAAAAAAAGTGGGGATTTTACCAATACGGATCGGGTCTATGTCGGTCGTTTTTCAAAGGATGAAGAAACCATTTTTTACACCCATGAATGGCTGCGGGAAGGCATCACAATCGTCAAGGATGAGGGTGTAAATGGAGTATCGGCACTGACCTGGAGTACCGGAAAGATACTGGCCAATGAGATTGTCTACATTCCCAGCACCGATCAGCTTCCCACTGAGGCTGAAGGTGAACGGCTAAGGCTTAAAAATCGAGCAATTCGATCGCAGATACTTATTCCCATCCAAAGTAACCATTGCATTATCGGGTTGATTGGATTCGATGTGATGCGGAGCCAAAAAGCATTGCGGATCATCGACCATGATTGGCTGAGAGTCCTGGCCAACATTCTGTCCGATGCTATCGCAAAGGTAGAAACTGAGCATGAACTGAATTATCTGGCCTATTATGATCCCCTCACCGGGATCCCTAATCGGGCTTTGTTTTACCGGCGACTGGAGCAGGCCATCGATCTGTCAAAAAAAACCGGGAAAAACCTTGGGGTAATCTTTATTGATTTAGATGGCTTTAAAGAAGTCAATGATGCCTTGGGCCATGATTGTGGCGATCAGCTGCTCAATCGGATTGGGAAGCGGCTCACCGATTGTCTTGGTGAAGCTGATGTGGTGGGTCGGTTTGGCGGCGACGAGTTTCTGATTATGGTGCCGCAATTTTCACACAAACAGGAGCTGGACGAAGTCGCAGAAAAAGTAATGTCGATCTTTCATCGTCCGATGTTGGTTGCCGAACAGGAATTGTATGTTTCTGGAAGTGGCGGGATTGCCGTTTACCCCAGAGATGGCAAAAGTGTGAACACCCTGATTAAAAATGCTGATTTAGCCATGTACGCTGCTAAAAAAAGTGGAAAAGGGCGGATTTCCTACTGCTCAGGTGTTATGAAAGAAGCAGTGCAGGAAAAAATGACGCTGACAAACAGTCTATATCGGGCTTTGGAACAACAGGAATTGTTTCTTCATTATCAACCCCAGGTTTCTGGAATTAGTCACGAGATCACGGGTTTTGAAGCCCTGCTTCGATGGGAACACCCGGAACGGGGGCTGATTTCTCCGGAGGTTTTCATTCCCTTAGCTGAACAAAGCGGTTTAATCAGTAGTATCGGCGAATGGGTACTAAAGACCGCCTGTGCTCAGAATAAGGCATGGCAGGATCGTGGCTATAAACCGGTGCGGATGGCGGTTAACCTGTCGGTTGAGCAGTTCCGCAGTACTAATCTGGAGCGTATTATCCGGAACTGTCTGGAAGATACTGGGCTCGACCCTCGGTATCTGGAATTGGAAATCACCGAGGGCATTGCCATGAAAACCTCTCAATATGTGATTCGGCAGCTGCATGCATTAAAAAATCTGGGGGTAGCTATTAGTATTGATAACTTTGGTACGGCCTTTTCGTCAATGAGCCGGCTTAAAGATCTGCCGGTGAACCGCATTAAAATTGACCGACAGTTCATCTGGGGAATCGGCAAGAATCCCCGGGACGAATCGGTTATTTCAGTGATGATCCATCTGGCCCGGCAACTGGGCTTGGAGGTGACTGCCGAAGGCGTGGAAACAGCAGCGCAGCTGGCATTTCTTCAAGCTGAGTATTGTGATGAAATTCAGGGTTTTTATTTCTCAAAACCGATTTCTGCCGACGCCATTACCCAAGATATTTACGAGTGTCAGGCCACCAATATAAAAACAAACATTAAGGGTGTGGAATTTTTAACGAATCCCTTTTCTTTGTAA
- the pdxA gene encoding 4-hydroxythreonine-4-phosphate dehydrogenase PdxA, with protein MKKPILVIPMGDAAGIGPEITVKALADDTVHAIAQPVVVGDRKVLEQALEFSKVKLTINSINDPQKGDYKPGVLNLIDLDNIDMSHLKIGTVQAMTGKAAYEYIEAATKLCLGKKADVLTTTAINKESLKAAKVPYIGHTEIVGALTHTKNPLTMFQVHNLRVFFLSRHVSLKQACELVTKENVATFIDQSVAALKILGVKNPHIAIAGLNPHSGEHGLFGREELEGVMPAVADAQKRGINIDGPIGADSVFHFALKGKYDGVLSLYHDQGHIATKMVDFEKTISITIGMPILRTSVDHGTALDIAGRGIASPVSLIEAIRLGAEYAPFFNLDR; from the coding sequence ATGAAAAAACCAATCCTTGTAATCCCCATGGGAGATGCCGCCGGCATCGGTCCTGAAATAACAGTCAAAGCTCTGGCCGATGATACCGTTCACGCAATTGCCCAACCGGTGGTAGTGGGGGATCGGAAGGTGCTTGAGCAAGCCCTGGAATTTTCAAAAGTAAAACTGACCATCAACAGTATTAATGATCCGCAAAAGGGTGACTATAAACCCGGGGTTCTCAATCTGATCGATTTGGATAACATCGACATGAGTCATCTCAAAATTGGGACGGTTCAGGCGATGACGGGAAAAGCGGCCTATGAATATATTGAAGCGGCTACCAAGCTCTGTCTGGGAAAGAAAGCCGATGTGTTAACCACCACGGCTATTAACAAAGAATCGCTGAAAGCTGCCAAGGTGCCCTATATTGGCCATACTGAAATAGTGGGAGCGTTAACCCATACTAAAAACCCTTTGACGATGTTTCAGGTTCATAACTTGCGGGTGTTTTTTCTCAGCCGTCACGTTTCCCTAAAGCAAGCCTGTGAGCTGGTAACCAAAGAAAATGTCGCTACCTTTATTGACCAGAGTGTGGCAGCCTTAAAAATTTTGGGGGTGAAGAATCCTCACATTGCCATTGCTGGTCTTAACCCTCATAGTGGCGAACATGGCCTCTTTGGCAGGGAAGAGCTGGAAGGGGTGATGCCAGCAGTGGCGGATGCCCAAAAGAGAGGCATTAATATTGACGGACCGATTGGCGCAGATAGTGTTTTTCATTTTGCCTTAAAAGGTAAGTATGACGGGGTTTTGTCGCTTTACCACGATCAGGGTCACATTGCCACTAAAATGGTAGATTTTGAAAAAACCATTTCGATTACTATCGGAATGCCGATCCTCAGAACATCAGTGGATCATGGAACCGCCCTGGATATTGCTGGCAGGGGCATTGCCAGCCCGGTGAGTTTGATCGAAGCCATTCGCCTGGGGGCGGAGTACGCGCCTTTCTTTAATCTGGATCGATAA